Within the Eucalyptus grandis isolate ANBG69807.140 chromosome 1, ASM1654582v1, whole genome shotgun sequence genome, the region GGAACACATCCAGAAAAGGTTCACGACTTAGGTGAAAGAAAAGGACCATTCCTCACGTGCTGGAGCCAATCGCACTTTTGACCAAGCCCAGGAAATTTCTGCAACCTTTGCACTTTAGTCCACCTAAAAGCGGCCTTGACTTTAGAGGCCCTCGAGCCGAAATCGCTTTatatcgccttgcagaaaatcAACCACCTTCTATCACCCACCCAATAGACAATGGCGAGAGTGATGCCGGTGTAGATTCCGCACTCGGTCAGAGAAATTTAGGAGCTCGATTGATTGAGATGATAAAATGGGCTAGTGGGTCCGTGTCGAGTCGACACCGTGCACTACATCAATTGTTATAGTCTAGCGTTTTAAGTTTATTATGGTACAATGAATCGGGTCTTGATAAGGTAAAGAGATGCTATTTTTTATGCCTTCTTGAAATTTAGAAGCTTAATTGATTGATATGATAAAATGGGCTACTGGGTCCGTGTTGAGTTACACACCACGCGTTACATCAATTGTTATCATCTAGCGTTTTGAGTTTATTATGGTGGAATGAATAAGATATTGGGAAGGTAAGAGATGTTATTTTCTGCCTTCTATCGGTTCTGGTCACATTGGTTGCTTTGTAGCGAATAATTGTGTTGTTCTCAAGAtcaaaaagaataatattttccttgttGTTTTTATCCCGAAGAAATTCGTGATGTGGGGCCAATGTGGTAAAAGAATTAAACGTTGGGAGGTAGATTGAGATGATCTCCAAATTCCAGGGAGGCCTGTAGTCAGTTCtagttatttttgttttttttcccgaTACTTAATTATCAAGTAGTGAAATTGCAGATGCCCGTTCGGATGCAATGCTTTAGAGGAGAATACCAAGTTTGGGTGTCCTTCAACTTTATAAAAAGTCAAACCCAAGTTTTGCGTTTTTTTGAACGGATTTGTTTAAGTTGCGGGCCGAACGGGTCTTCTTTGATTTGAACTTAGTGCTTGAGTTGCTCATGAGGTTTTCAATTTGTCCTCGAAGAGTGTTTGTGGGAGTAGTTTGAAATTAAGTGGATTGAATTCATAACATAACGTACTGATTACATATGCATTGTCTTTTCATTATACAGTGCACGTGTAATTCAGGAAAAGATCCATTTTACTTTAGTTGAAATGGGAGGGAATGGAAATGTGAGATAAAGAGGGATTTTAGCTTCTCCTTCTTTTGGCGTAATGTATAGGAGATGGAAGATAGGTTGTTGGAGaccaatgaagaaaaataagtCCTGGGGCTTATTTGATAAGCCGATTATGTGCTGATAAATAAAAACTCGACATTTAATGAGATGAAgctcttttgataaatttgaatAGAATCGActtaaattattcaattgaGTAAAAAATCCACTTAATCCGATTGGCAATGGATCACTTAATTCATTCAATGGCAATTGCAATTTTGCCAATAATTTGATAGAACCCACCAATAGTGGTCATTACTCTATCTCTAATAAGAGATCAATAATATTCAATTATCAATTTTCAATAGtcatcaaatgattttttatgtccGTCTTAAGCATCAAATGCAATCAAtacttaaaattttataattgatttttcagcACTTAATATTCAATTGAACATGGTCATCGGCTTGTTAGGCTTCGATGGGTTTTTGCTACAAATGCATCCATTACTAAACAAAGCTTTTGGGTAAGTATAAGCGTGCCCCGAAAAACAAAGACGGATCAATTTTCATTGTTACTAATTGATAGAGAAACTAATAGGTTCAACGAGTATACATCTTTttatttatgcaaaatcaaaatgtgtattttcatataaattaTTCGTTACAttgtatccttttttttttttctcgcctTCTCGAATTCACCCGGGGAGTAGATAAATCCACATATATAATGAGTAAAAGCCTGGACTGGACTGGGACTTCGTCTAAAAGTTCAACGCCTGCGCACCGCGACGTCATCCTCCGACATTAATGGCACCCCCGTAATTCCGCccccgaaaagaaaaaaagagaaaaagaaagaagaaaagcgaGCAACGCTCACGCGCTTCGtcaacttttctttccccttcctcttcccccctcctttctctctctacctgcGCCGTTGcaaaacccctctctctctctctctctctactgaaACTTCGCAGCAACTctggtttctctctctagactcTGCGGGGACGCGCCTCTCTAtattctctcattctctctcctcttcttcatcaccTTCTTCTCCACCTCCGCTCCGTACCGCGCCGGCCGCGAACTCGCTCCGATTCACCGGCCGGAGAGTCAACTCTCACCTCTCTAACCGTCTCTTCCTCCGGTGCCTCCGGTCCGGCGATTCGCTCCCCTTGCTTCTCCGAGACGCCGCTCCGGTTCGATTCCCCGTCCCCCCGGGCCTCCTCCCGGGAAATTCCTCCTCGACGGCTTTGGTTCCTCCGCTCCGGTCCGGATCCGACCCGCGGGGAAAGGATTCTCCCGCCCGTTCGTCACGCGCTGCGTTCTCGAGGtctctagggttttgagagggAAATGAGGGATGTTCTCGTGGCTGGCAAGGATAGCGTCTGCCTGCTGGAGACCGGTCAGTCGATATGTCCGTATGAGCAAGGATGATGGGGCGCCGACGACGAGAAGGCCGACCCCACGCTCCAGGACTCTCTGGTCTGGTGCAAGGACCTGGAGAAGCACTCCTGCGGGGAGTTTTCCTTCGCGGTCGTCCAGGCGAATGAAGTGCTCGAAGACCAGAGCCAGGTGGAGACTGGCCGCCACGCCACTTTCGTGGGAGTCTACGACGGGCATGGTGGCCCCGACGCTTCTCGCTTCATCTGTGATCATCTCTTTCTCCACCTGATGAGTGAGTgtcttatcttcttttttctgtttcttggtTGCGCTTTCGACGAATTCGAGGTCtcttttaaggaaaaatatcaacCAATTGCCTTCCGGGGAATTGCGTTGAATCGTTAGTTTTAGGAATCAGCTTTTTGCAACATGATCGTCATTTTGGATGCTATTGGTTTGCCTATCTTCGATTTGACAATCTTTGGTAGTAGTGGCTTTTCTATGGCGTTGTTTTCATATCTCTTTTTTATATCTGGCAGTAATCTTGCCAAAcctatatttttgtttttttaaaattctttgtGATAGATATAGAAATCTTGGCAAGACAAGTTGGTAGAAAGATGATGCAGTTTCACCAGCTTCCAAATCCGAAAGTGTATGTTTGAGGGTAGGAATGGGATTCCTGTTCTCTTAGGTTGGAGGAAAAACTGTTGTCATTGAAATTACTGGATAGTGCGGGCTGACTCATTAGATAGTCAAAATCCTAGACGGAGGTTAGTTTAGTTTTTTCAGCACTAGCCTTAGTTTAGTTTTTTCAGCACTAGCCGTCTTCAAGTCCAAAGTGgaattccatttttcttttctccgtTTAAAATGTGCTTTGGTGAAAATGACACCCATGTTGGACATAAGCAGAACCCAAATTGGATATTTATGATGAATTGAGTCCATTCACCTTCATATTGATTCTAGCATGACTGCACAATGTTCTGTTGATTGGAGTTTTGACTCTTTCCTTAGACAAATCGCTTCTGAAAACTTTTACTTGCGTTTTAGTTATTCTCAATAATGATTGGACTACGTAACAATTAAAAGCTGagttttggctagaaattgacTTTGATCACAAATCCCAGGGTTGGGTATAAGGTTTCTTGTAAGTTAGGGTCACTTTCTGGGATGAAAGTTGATAGCAATTGTGACACCAAAAGAGTTCAAAGCATAGCTATTCACTGGCTCATATATCGGGGCTTCTAATTTCATTAGGTTAATGACTGTATTTCAGTGCTTATGAGTCTATGCTAGCATCACATTGGATGCCACTTACTTGCAGGACTTGCTCGTGAACGTGGATCCATGTCTGAAGATTTGATTAAAAGTGCTTTCTCTGCCACTGAAGAAGGATTTCTTACTCTAGTGCGCAGGACGTGTGGAATAAAACCTTTAATTGCAGCAACTGGGTCTTGCTGTCTTGTTGGAGTCATATGGCAGGGGATGTTATATGTTGCTAATGTCGGTGATTCTCGTGCAGTAGTAGGTTCCTTAGGTAGGTCAAATAAGATAGTGGCTGAGCAATTGACGAGAGACGATAATGCTAGTATGGAGGAAGTTAGACAAGAACTCAGATCCTTGCATCCAGATGATTCGCACATTGTAGTCATGAAGCATGGGGTATGGCGTATCAAAGGCATTATTCAGGTTTGCTTCTTGTGTACTATATAGTATATTGTGCAAAATAATATCCAGAGAGCTGTGTGTGACAATACAGAATTATTGGGTGAAGGAATTAGCAATCTCATATTCTCTTGGAAAGACATATTCTTCTTAAGTATTTGAAACATTTGAATTTCAACTTAGCACTTTTTTGATTGACATGGGATCATTCAGCACGCATGTTGTTGTGGGCCCTCatgcactttttttcttttaatttttttctgagCAGCgtcttctgttcttttttgtcccATTTCACTGGTCAACCTCCCCCCCtccccttcttcctctcttctatTGTGTCTCTACTGTTCGTAACTGTTGTTCAGAAGGGTTGAATGGTTGAATTGAGGTAGCAGCATTCAATTGAATATCATGGTGGGCAATCTAACTACTTGAAAAGCACAGGAGACGATTGCTATGGTCTATAGGAATGAGAGGGTAACCCAAAAATTTTAAGGATCGATAGATTTGGAATTTAGAACTCACAACAATAATCTTGCTGTTATTGTCCTTTTGCTGTCCTTGAGGTGATAATCTTTCAGGTGTATTGTTGAGGGTAGGATGTTTTGTATTTTAACATTCTTACttatcagaaaaaagaaaaacattcttGGAGTGTTTCTGCTGAAATAGTGGATAGTCTCTCCAGGAGGCATTTCTTTTGTCAACGTGATTAATGTGATGTATGGTGATGGAGAAGTATAGTGGGGGAACTTGTGGTATGTTTTTCTGAAGTGGTGGCAGTCTGGCAGATTGACATAAATGGTTGTGGTCGATTGCTGTTATTGGTTCACAGCGCATGTTAGCTTTGGTTTGGAATGGAATAGCAACTAATGTACGAGACAAAGATTGTGCAATTGGATGAACTTGACCGTGATTCATTTGAAAAGAGCGAATGGCATGAGTGTAGCATTTTATGTTCACTGTTGCCTGGTGGCATTAAATATTTGGTGGCACGATGTGATGAAGTATGTGTTGGTGATTGAGGTAGATAGGTTCATCTGCAAGATAAGTTTCTCTTTGGAATTTCTGGTtatacattgaacattttctcTTGAGGATTTCTCCCTTTGGCTAGAGAAACAAAGAGTTTGGTTGCGGTCCTCAGTTTACTTATTCACTTTTTTTAATGTGTTATGCTGTACTTGGTGGCAAAGGCCAAGTGGAGGTTTGCAAATGAAGGCAACTTTGATCTTGTTATATATTAATAGCGAAATCCTAAAAAAGTTTTGAGTCTGAAACTAGATTAAACTTTTGGGTGAGTAGCCAGCCTAAAAAAGCTTAAGAATAATGATGCAGAAATTGCTCAATAGCTTCGTTCTCACCATATGTGTTGGTTGGCTGTCGTAGTGTATTTCAATGATGATAACTATTTTCACCTATCAAGTGTCATTCTTGCTAGAAATAAGTGGGTTTTGGGTTCTgcatattgttaaaaaaaaacacacacacacacaaaatagAAATATGAATAATGGCTTTCTTTCACTTGgttaaatgaattttctttgatGTTCTCATTTTGCCTCTTTATCTTCTGGTAATGATGGAGTCTTGTGCTAAACTTTTCAAATAGAGACAATCAGAAGTTTCATCAGGTAGAAACATCATTGCTTCTAAAATATGTTTTCTTAatactttttttaatcttttatgcatgtaatagatttatataAATGAAATAGCATGATTGTTCGTTTAGTTTTGTTCAATAGACATATCATCTCATTTGGTTTTTTCCGCACCTCTCTCTTCCTCAGCATAACGGGTGAACTTTCTTGCGGTGGCAGCTcgcccaaat harbors:
- the LOC104445871 gene encoding LOW QUALITY PROTEIN: probable protein phosphatase 2C 25 (The sequence of the model RefSeq protein was modified relative to this genomic sequence to represent the inferred CDS: inserted 1 base in 1 codon), which translates into the protein MFSWLARIASACWRPVSRYVRMSKDDXGADDEKADPTLQDSLVWCKDLEKHSCGEFSFAVVQANEVLEDQSQVETGRHATFVGVYDGHGGPDASRFICDHLFLHLMRLARERGSMSEDLIKSAFSATEEGFLTLVRRTCGIKPLIAATGSCCLVGVIWQGMLYVANVGDSRAVVGSLGRSNKIVAEQLTRDDNASMEEVRQELRSLHPDDSHIVVMKHGVWRIKGIIQVSRSIGDAYLKKPEFSLDPSFPRFHLAEPIRRPVLTAEPTLSLRTLRPSDKFLIFASDGLWEHLTNQEAVEIVHKNPRAGIARRLLKAALNEAARKREMRYADLKKVEKGIRRFFHDDITVVVIFLDHEMLSQKISVPELSVRGFLDTVGPSNFNILQGIDANARSII